A window of the Bacillus sp. A301a_S52 genome harbors these coding sequences:
- a CDS encoding rhamnogalacturonan lyase has protein sequence MLPAFESKSHTAYAHKGDTVKGLQITNVTDNSVTINWKSYKKADSYHIYWADKDTENMTYKHIDTVKDTSYTFERSTHVEHYFKVTAVRDGKEMATSKTVVSHTEKEFNIQLENLDRGLIALPNDDGIFLSWRLLGHEVDGYSDNGMTGAHFNVYRDGEKIANVKDSTNYTDKKGENTSEYTVKAVINGEETNESQSVIPWKEDYYDLPLQKPEGGVTPVGESYSYHANDMSVGDVTGDGQYEFVVKWDPSNSKDVSQKGYTGNTYIDTYTFDGQLLYRIDLGVNIRSGAHYTQFLVYDFDGNGQAELMFKTAPGTKIMRFDENGDIVSENYITMPSEDIEAGYSHDDDYRMSNDDYIEHLVQLFMNWHEHEEVMNGQWPETLEESFDIENRYSYPLSRTDAESLVDYFIDEYAPKRSGRNELRDFEGFVLEGPEYLTVFNGETGEELETIHYKPERHDDGLMWGDYAMARIEPGNRVDRFLAGVAYLNGEEPSAIFARGYYTRTTLVSYDWDGESLQEKWYVDSGWAPMTNPFNDSPHGVDGTDEVFGTITTQGAHSLSVADVDGDGKQEIIYGSATIDHDGSLLYSSKDTLPEDSADPGVTARLGHGDALHVADINPDRPGQEFYMVFEGGPWAPYGYALRDAETGEVIYGDYTGEDTGRGMVGDIDPTKRGLETWAVGLWTADGDYIGPEAPGTNMNIKWSPNMTTQIINGAIDVTPTIDDWQEGRLLTAEGTLTNNYTKGNPSLVADIFGDWREELLVRTEDSSAIRIYMNNEETDRKLYTLMHDAQYRTGIAWQNVGYNQPSYPSFYFAADIDWEYVPIPTAHYPGLEDKPVRDSFEVLESATNDYISDGAIKGPLIRQLENALRQASQQKERGHDRQAVHFIEKYTDHLNKERNNRYVTSDAKETLTKLAKNVIEEWE, from the coding sequence ATGTTACCAGCCTTTGAGTCCAAGTCTCACACCGCTTATGCTCATAAAGGTGATACTGTCAAAGGTCTTCAAATTACGAATGTGACAGATAATTCCGTTACGATAAATTGGAAATCTTACAAGAAGGCTGATAGTTATCATATTTATTGGGCAGATAAAGATACTGAAAACATGACGTATAAGCATATAGATACGGTGAAGGATACTTCTTATACATTTGAGCGATCTACACACGTGGAGCACTATTTTAAAGTCACCGCAGTTCGTGATGGCAAAGAAATGGCCACTTCTAAAACCGTTGTCTCTCATACTGAGAAAGAGTTTAACATTCAATTGGAGAATCTCGATAGAGGGTTGATCGCTTTACCAAATGACGACGGAATTTTCCTAAGCTGGCGTCTATTAGGCCATGAAGTGGATGGGTATTCCGATAATGGGATGACAGGTGCTCATTTTAACGTTTATCGAGATGGAGAAAAAATCGCCAACGTTAAAGACAGTACAAATTATACGGATAAAAAAGGGGAAAACACTTCTGAGTATACAGTGAAAGCCGTCATAAATGGTGAAGAAACAAACGAAAGTCAATCAGTCATTCCGTGGAAAGAAGACTATTATGATCTCCCATTACAAAAACCAGAAGGTGGTGTCACACCAGTTGGTGAGTCCTATTCTTATCATGCAAATGATATGAGTGTTGGGGATGTGACAGGAGACGGACAATACGAATTTGTTGTAAAGTGGGATCCATCTAATTCTAAAGATGTTTCTCAAAAAGGGTATACAGGTAATACGTATATTGATACGTATACCTTCGATGGACAACTATTATACCGGATTGATTTAGGTGTCAATATTCGTTCAGGTGCCCATTATACGCAATTTCTCGTGTATGATTTTGACGGGAATGGTCAAGCAGAATTAATGTTTAAGACCGCTCCAGGGACAAAAATAATGCGGTTTGATGAAAATGGTGATATCGTTTCTGAGAATTATATCACCATGCCAAGTGAAGACATTGAAGCCGGGTACAGTCACGATGATGATTATCGTATGAGTAATGACGACTATATCGAACATCTCGTTCAGCTGTTTATGAACTGGCATGAACATGAAGAAGTAATGAATGGGCAATGGCCTGAAACATTAGAAGAAAGCTTTGACATTGAGAATCGCTATTCTTACCCCTTATCACGTACAGATGCTGAAAGTCTCGTCGATTATTTTATTGACGAGTACGCGCCTAAGAGAAGTGGTCGTAATGAGCTTCGAGACTTTGAAGGTTTTGTACTTGAAGGCCCAGAATATTTAACTGTTTTTAATGGAGAGACCGGTGAGGAATTAGAGACCATACACTATAAACCTGAACGCCATGATGACGGGCTTATGTGGGGAGATTACGCTATGGCTCGTATTGAACCGGGTAATCGTGTGGATCGCTTCCTCGCAGGCGTTGCCTACTTAAATGGAGAAGAACCGTCAGCCATTTTCGCCCGTGGCTATTATACGCGAACAACCCTTGTTTCCTATGATTGGGATGGTGAATCACTTCAAGAAAAGTGGTACGTAGACAGTGGTTGGGCACCAATGACTAATCCTTTTAATGACAGTCCCCATGGCGTTGATGGCACAGATGAGGTGTTTGGGACGATCACGACTCAAGGAGCCCATTCTTTAAGTGTGGCCGATGTTGATGGTGACGGGAAACAAGAAATTATCTATGGTTCCGCAACAATTGACCATGATGGTTCACTACTTTACAGTTCTAAAGATACTCTTCCAGAGGATAGTGCTGATCCAGGCGTTACTGCACGCTTAGGTCATGGAGATGCCCTCCATGTAGCGGATATTAACCCTGATAGACCTGGTCAGGAATTTTATATGGTATTCGAAGGAGGACCTTGGGCGCCATATGGGTATGCGTTACGAGATGCAGAAACGGGCGAAGTCATTTACGGTGATTACACTGGTGAAGATACAGGACGTGGTATGGTAGGCGATATTGATCCTACTAAACGCGGATTAGAAACGTGGGCTGTCGGTCTTTGGACAGCAGATGGTGATTACATTGGACCTGAAGCGCCGGGAACGAATATGAATATTAAATGGTCTCCCAACATGACAACTCAAATCATCAATGGCGCTATCGATGTAACACCAACCATCGATGATTGGCAAGAAGGTAGACTGCTGACGGCAGAAGGTACGTTAACGAATAATTATACGAAAGGAAATCCTTCGCTCGTGGCGGATATTTTTGGTGACTGGCGTGAAGAACTTCTCGTCCGTACAGAGGATAGCTCTGCCATTCGTATTTATATGAATAATGAAGAAACAGACAGAAAGCTCTACACATTAATGCATGACGCCCAATACCGCACTGGGATCGCATGGCAAAACGTTGGTTATAACCAGCCGTCGTATCCCAGCTTTTATTTCGCCGCTGATATCGATTGGGAATACGTTCCTATTCCTACAGCCCATTATCCTGGTTTAGAGGATAAACCCGTACGTGATTCTTTTGAGGTATTAGAAAGCGCAACAAACGATTATATCTCGGATGGCGCTATTAAAGGACCTCTCATTCGACAATTAGAAAACGCTCTTCGACAAGCCTCCCAGCAAAAGGAGCGAGGGCATGACCGTCAGGCTGTCCACTTTATAGAAAAGTACACCGATCATTTAAACAAAGAAAGAAATAACCGTTATGTCACTTCTGATGCTAAGGAGACACTGACTAAGTTAGCTAAAAATGTGATTGAAGAGTGGGAATAA
- a CDS encoding MFS transporter gives MIAEKQNKWGYPSILLMAVGVSHIGEWVFLIAMNLIIFEMTGSPFAITILYATKPLAAVMTMVWAGSLIDRLNKRRLMIILDASRALLICLLPFISSLGLIYMMIFIINMGSAIFQPVSLTYITKLIPKERRKRFNSLYSLMTSGAFLIGPALAGVMFVLGDLYLAIFMNAIALLLSAIVTCFLPDPEKGTLNSPISPFSFYELKKDWILVIHFSFSNRYIMSIYFLFSLTMVIMTSAIDSLEAAFAKDVLLLTDDRYGFLVSIAGGGILLGAFITTLVVSYVSTHFLIGFASLFVAFGYLIYATSSSLPMAGVGFFIIGFFIAFANTGFLTFFQNNIPVKAMGRIGSAYSFIEATLTVAATLMIGVSASIFSLQTVVIYGSITMLTFALSLCVINMLPIKSLKKASS, from the coding sequence ATGATTGCTGAGAAACAAAATAAATGGGGTTATCCCAGCATTTTACTTATGGCTGTAGGTGTTTCCCATATTGGCGAATGGGTATTCCTTATCGCTATGAATCTTATTATATTCGAAATGACAGGGTCCCCTTTTGCTATCACTATTTTATATGCTACAAAACCTTTAGCCGCAGTAATGACGATGGTATGGGCTGGTAGCCTAATTGACAGGTTAAATAAACGCCGGCTTATGATTATTTTAGATGCCAGCCGCGCACTTCTTATTTGTTTACTCCCTTTTATTTCGTCCTTGGGCCTCATCTATATGATGATTTTTATAATTAATATGGGCAGTGCTATCTTCCAACCCGTTTCTCTTACTTATATAACTAAGTTAATTCCTAAAGAAAGAAGGAAACGTTTTAACTCATTATACAGCTTAATGACCTCTGGCGCTTTTCTAATCGGCCCTGCTTTGGCAGGGGTCATGTTTGTCTTAGGAGACCTATACCTGGCTATTTTTATGAATGCTATTGCATTATTACTATCAGCTATTGTGACTTGCTTTCTTCCTGACCCTGAAAAAGGAACGCTAAACTCCCCAATATCCCCCTTTTCCTTTTATGAATTAAAAAAGGACTGGATATTAGTTATACATTTTAGTTTTTCGAACCGTTATATAATGAGTATCTATTTTTTATTTAGCTTAACAATGGTCATTATGACGTCGGCTATCGATTCACTTGAAGCAGCTTTTGCTAAAGATGTTCTCTTGTTAACTGATGATAGATATGGCTTTCTCGTGAGTATAGCAGGCGGGGGAATCCTTTTAGGTGCCTTTATAACCACATTAGTTGTTTCCTATGTGTCAACTCATTTTTTAATTGGCTTCGCCAGTCTTTTCGTAGCCTTTGGTTACCTTATTTACGCTACATCTTCCTCCCTTCCAATGGCAGGAGTCGGCTTTTTTATCATTGGCTTCTTTATCGCATTTGCAAACACTGGTTTTCTAACATTCTTTCAAAATAACATCCCTGTTAAAGCAATGGGGCGAATTGGTAGTGCCTACAGCTTTATTGAAGCTACTCTAACAGTTGCCGCCACACTTATGATTGGTGTCTCTGCTTCTATTTTTTCGTTACAAACGGTTGTTATATACGGTAGTATCACAATGTTAACTTTCGCTTTAAGTTTATGTGTGATAAACATGCTTCCTATTAAATCACTAAAAAAAGCATCCTCATAA